Proteins encoded in a region of the Populus nigra chromosome 3, ddPopNigr1.1, whole genome shotgun sequence genome:
- the LOC133688593 gene encoding probable RNA-dependent RNA polymerase 5, with protein sequence MAEINNDKIVPLPCAVEELITKICREQDRRPLETKTRSTLASLGEEVALNILRRISGQGIRKSFDSFVLHLAKQCSPNINASSSSPNMHSSLSPSPQQPQNRTNTRLLMNSQSAQSATPLKLEGSSTMDSQRQRGSESTTSQHLVALGELEFRKAFLILNYLGGKNLEEVLSSDQIRGYKNLPMREFESEIWDAFGFRRDYIKEEDRVKYLDWDSGKAHIYHCHVDPDGGYRFKGPYLSKQRNVLQRTLGDDSILMVKFEEVKDERYSVSSSLDNYFAKYNKVLREGIHVGLRCYRFFVFKDGGKEEQKKDPTTSPVKCFFVRMESVASIDNQDNILSGKTIRQARSVFMHVDNLSSLSNYMARFSLILSKTMNLEVDLSLVDIKTIADEPCRDKDGNAVYDTDGKPLIHTDGTGFISHDLALKCPKNQVKGTCLQASNIERLRVHNEVMEQNPECLYGDPPLLIQFRLFNNGRAVKGTFLVNKKLTHQTLHVRPSMIKVETDPKVSNTFSKNSLEIVGTSCRPKKTFLSKNLIALLSYGGVPEEFFMGILNNALEDAHGILSNKKAALRVALNYGDMDDNIVATMIGCGIPLEEPYLQRRLSILMKEEKKSLKGGKIPVSESYYLMGTADPTGLLESDEVCIILDCGQVSGEVLVYRNPGLHFGDIHILKATYVRELEGFVGNAKYAIFFPCKGPRSLADEMSGGDFDGDMFFVSRNPQLLENFKQTEPWTPSTSTPNVPNRKPSEFSDEELEVELFKLFLRNRFQPSFTVGVAADSWLAMMDRLLILGNDCTEEIACVKKNINLLIDLYYDALDAPKKGGRKIEVAEDLKAELFPHYMEKHGKKTYRSTSILGKIYDKVKAYEDMDLSSNDVWKHPCFDDEVHESYLVKWKGLYGQYRTEMRNALQAGKEKNDEANEVIKKYKETLYGAAEFNLSKRRDEEVFEEARALYHVTYNHAKMQGAVGKCGFAWRVAGLALCTLYVLKNQEERPMICSPSALKGIL encoded by the exons ATGGCAgagataaataatgataaaatagtGCCATTGCCTTGTGCAGTGGAGGAACTGATAACCAAAATCTGTAGGGAGCAGGATCGAAGGCCGCTAGAAACCAAAACGAGGTCGACACTGGCTTCGTTAGGGGAAGAAGTTGCTTTAAATATTCTCCGGAGAATTTCTGGTCAAGGGATTAGAAAAAGTTTTGACAGTTTCGTTCTGCACTTGGCCAAACAGTGCTCTCCTAATAtcaatgcttcttcttcttcccccaaCATGCACTCCTCCCTCTCCCCATCTCCTCAACAACCCCAGAATCGTACAAACACCCGTTTACTGATGAATTCTCAAA GTGCTCAATCTGCAACTCCATTGAAGCTTGAAGGTTCATCAACCATGGATTCACAGAGACAGAGAGGAAGTGAGTCTACAACCAGTCAACATTTGGTGGCTTTGGGAGAGCTTGAGTTTAGAAAAGCCTTTCTTATCTTAAATTACCTTGGAGG AAAGAATTTGGAAGAGGTGTTATCCTCTGATCAAATTAGGGGGTATAAGAATTTGCCAATGAGAGAATTTGAGTCAGAAATTTGGGACGCTTTTGGATTTAGGAGAGATTATATAAAGGAAGAAGATCGTGTCAAG TATCTTGATTGGGATTCTGGGAAAGCACACATCTATCATTGTCATGTTGATCCGGATGGAGGTTATAGGTTCAAG gGACCTTACCTCTCCAAGCAGAGAAATGTCCTGCAAAGGACCTTGGGAGATGACAGTATCTTGATGGTAAAGTTTGAGGAGGTGAAAGATGAGAGATATTCAGTGAGCAGTTCTCTGGATAATTATTTTGCCAAGTACAACAAGGTTCTTAGAGAAGGGATTCATGTTGGTTTGCGTTGTTACCGCTTTTTTG TGTTTAAAGATGGAGGCaaagaagaacaaaagaaagacCCAACCACTTCTCCTGTCAAGTGTTTTTTCGTCCGCATGGAGTCTGTTGCATCGATTGATAATCAGGATAATATTTTGAGCGGGAAGACAATCCGTCAAGCTAGATCTGTTTTTATGCATGTGGACAATTTGTCCAGTTTGTCCAACTACATGGCTAG GTTTTCGCTGATTTTGTCAAAGACCATGAATCTGGAAGTTGATTTATCCCTTGTAGATATCAAGACAATAGCTGATGAACCATGCCGG GATAAAGATGGTAATGCTGTTTACGATACAGATGGGAAACCTCTTATACATACAGATGGAACTGGGTTTATATCGCATGATTTGGCTTTGAAATGCCCAAAGAATCAAGTCAAAGGAACTTGCCTCCAAGCTTCCAATATTGAG AGATTACGTGTTCATAATGAAGTCATGGAGCAAAATCCAGAATGTCTCTATGGGGATCCA ccTTTGCTGATCCAGTTTCGTCTCTTCAATAATGGTAGAGCTGTCAAGGGAACTTTCCTTGTGAATAAGAAG CTTACTCATCAAACTCTGCACGTAAGGCCTTCTATGATTAAGGTTGAGACAGATCCAAAAGTATCaaatactttttcaaaaaattcattgGAGATAGTTGGAACCAG CTGTCGACCGAAGAAAACGTTCCTTTCGAAGAATTTAATTGCACTTCTTAGCTATGGTGGTGTTCCAGAAGAGTTTTTTATGGGAATATTGAATAATGCTCTGGAAGATGCCCATGGCATTCTCTCAAACAAAAAAGCAGCTCTACGAG TTGCGCTTAATTATGGGGATATGGACGATAACATTGTTGCAACAATGATTGGCTGTGGGATTCCGCTAGAAGAACCGTATTTGCAACGTCGTTTGTCAATACTgatgaaggaagaaaagaagagtCTGAAAGGAGGAAAAATACCTGTGTCTGAATCATATTATTTGATGGGGACAGCTGATCCAACTGGACTCTTGGAGAGTGATGAAGTTTGCATAATACT GGATTGTGGACAGGTTTCAGGGGAGGTATTAGTCTATCGGAATCCAGGTTTACATTTTGGAGATATACATATTTTAAAGGCTACATATGTAAGGGAGTTGGAAGGTTTTGTTGGAAATGCCAAGTATGCTATATTTTTCCCATGCAAAGGACCACGGTCTTTGGCAGATGAGATGTCAGGTGGTGATTTTGATGGTGACATGTTTTTTGTGTCAAGAAATCCTCAG CTTCTGGAAAACTTTAAACAAACGGAACCTTGGACACCTTCTACTTCAACCCCTAATGTGCCCAACAGAAAACCAAGTGAATTCTCTGATGAGGAGTTGGAGGTTGAgcttttcaaactatttttgaGGAACAGGTTTCAGCCAAG TTTCACTGTGGGGGTGGCAGCGGATAGCTGGCTGGCAATGATGGATCGGCTTCTAATATTGGGAAATGATTGCACAGAAGAGATAGCttgtgtgaaaaaaaatatcaatctgtTGATTGATTTATACTATGATGCTCTAGATGCTCCAAAGAAAGGTGGAAGAAAG ATTGAAGTTGCAGAAGATTTGAAGGCAGAGCTGTTCCCTCATTATATGGAAAAACACGGAAAGAAAACTTATCGATCAACTTCCATCTTGGGAAAAATTTATGATAAAGTGAAAGCATATGAAGATATGGATCTGTCATCAAATG ATGTTTGGAAACACCCTTGCTTTGACGATGAAGTTCACGAGTCGTACCTTGTGAAGTGGAAGGGACTCTACGGTCAATACAGGACGGAGATGCGCAATGCTCTCCAGGCTGGTAAAGAGAAGAACGACGAGGCTAAtgaagtcataaaaaaatacaaggag ACCTTATATGGCGCTGCGGAATTTAATTTGAGCAAGCGAAGAGATGAGGAGGTCTTTGAGGAGGCCAGGGCTCTATATCACGTTACTTACAATCATGCCAAGATGCAAGGAGCTGTTGGAAAATGCGGTTTTGCGTGGAGAGTCGCAGGTTTAGCTCTTTGCACGCTCTACGTTTTGAAGAATCAAGAAGAAAGACCTATGATATGTTCACCATCTGCTCTCAAAGGGATTTTGTAG